One part of the Lathyrus oleraceus cultivar Zhongwan6 unplaced genomic scaffold, CAAS_Psat_ZW6_1.0 chrUn0001, whole genome shotgun sequence genome encodes these proteins:
- the LOC127110546 gene encoding uncharacterized protein LOC127110546, with translation MHQSPIYGYKNFGNANTGCNGMYKFIKEEDWDLFVQTRQKEDFQEKRLKGKTHASKNIHPHILSRGGYEKLRATVMEERRKKVIEEAKGDESLMVDPPELKRYEAWLMARQKPSGNFTSEATNLVASKIGELVEKNTQGTIVFEGRDDILTVALGINEHPGRIRTAPRGVGFKKFYGKSSRSTLGGVSQDDLLAHLQALEQKMNIDFQHKLQKHLQQQRTELQQQMQKEMQEERAQIQQGMKLLQQMQLELRSERPKEMFIKEHVESVGTSTNGSCSKVMTTEDLTKKMDASEDYLKKINNLKENSFSLDLDHETSELSVFIDRVDLNELTSGIKWLSTSILSLWCTYLHRMCISKNFNKLFGFLDPNRILVHTKPAEVIQTYIQNKLDGEPKKCYLGPLLNSNHWQLFVICPEDNIIFWFCSLNRSPKKNIKVILEGALEGYHLLRGIKKKKPNWKNIMGHQQDNGWACGYYVMKNMFDIIDACIVERFNEIFTDTSSYEKESIDHIRQLWAQFFLQKVEEQENQEKKDLMTKQKRLKKTYI, from the exons ATGCATCAGTCTCCAATATATGGTTATAAGAATTTTGGCAATGCCAACACGGGCTGCAATGGAATG TATAAATTTATCAAAGAAGAAGATTGGGATTTGTTTGTCCAGACTCGACAAAAAGAAGATTTTCAA GAGAAAAGGCTAAAAGGAAAGACACATGCATCAAAGAATATCCACCCTCATATTTTGTCTCGTGGTGGTTATGAAAAACTTAGGGCCACCGTAATGGAAGAGAGGAGGAAAAAAGTGATTGAAGAGGCCAAAGGTGATGAAAGTTTGATGGTTGACCCTCCCGAACTAAAGCGATATGAGGCATGGTTGATGGCTCGACAGAAGCCATCGGGAAATTTTACATCTGAGGCAACAAACTTAGTAGCATCTAAGATT GGAGAGTTAGTGGAAAAAAATACACAAGGTACTATTGTCTTTGAAGGGCGTGACGATATCTTGACTGTTGCCCTTGGAATAAATGAACACCCTGGTCGGATCCGCACTGCTCCTAGGGGTGTGGGCTTTAAGAAATTCTATGGAAAAAGTTCACGCTCCACCTTAGGAGGTGTCTCTCAAGATGACCTTCTAGCCCACCTTCAAGCCTTGGAGCAAAAAATGAATATAGATTTCCAACATAAATTACAAAAACatctccaacaacaaagaacAGAGCTCCAACAACAAATGCAAAAAGAGATGCAAGAGGAGAGAGCTCAAATCCAACAAGGAATGAAACTCCTACAACAGATGCAATTGGAGCTCCGCTCCGAGAGGCCTAAAGAGATGTTTATAAAAGAG CATGTAGAATCTGTGGGTACGAGCACTAACGGAAGTTGCTCAAAGGTTATGACTACTGAAGATTTAACTAAAAAAATGGATGCTTCTGAAGATTACCTCAAAAAGATTAACAATCTCAAGGAAAATTCATTCTCTCTAGATTTGGATCATGAAACAAGTGAACTCTCAGTTTTTATTGATAGGGTGGATCTTAATGAATTAACTTCCGGTATTAAATGGCTATCCACATCTATCTTGTCTTTATGGTGCAC ATATCTACATCGCATGTGTATCTCCAAGAATTTCAACAAACTATTTGGGTTTCTCGATCCAAATAGGATACTAGTTCACACAAAACCGGCCGAAGTTATTCAAACATACATACAAAATAAGTTGGATGGAGAGCCAAAAAAATGTTATTTAGGACCATTGCTAAATAG CAATCACTGGCAATTGTTTGTCATTTGTCCTGAAGATAatattattttttggttttgttcaTTAAACAGATCTCCTAAGAAAAATATTAAGGTCATATTGGAGGG AGCTCTAGAAGGTTATCATTTATTAAGAGGTATTAAGAAGAAGAAGCCTAATTGGAAGAATATTATG GGGCATCAACAAGATAACGGATGGGCATGTGGATATTATGTCAtgaaaaatatgtttgacattATTGATGCTTGTATTGTTGAAAGATTCAATGAG ATATTCACAGACACCTCATCATATGAAAAAGAGTCAATTGATCACATCCGACAACTTTGGGCTCAATTCTTTTTGCAAAAGGTTGAAGAGCAAGAGAACCAGGAAAAGAAAGATTTAATGACAAAACAGAAGCGATTAAAAAAAActtatatatag